In Mastacembelus armatus chromosome 22, fMasArm1.2, whole genome shotgun sequence, a genomic segment contains:
- the id2a gene encoding DNA-binding protein inhibitor ID-2a → MKAISPVRSFRKNNANLSEHSLGISRSKTPVDDPLSLLYNMNDCYSKLKELVPSIPQNKNVSKMEILQHVIDYILDLQIALDSSVALTSLHHPARPGQAPSRTPLTTLNTDISILSLQSPELPSELMTDDSRTLHR, encoded by the exons ATGAAAGCAATAAGCCCAGTGCGGTCCTTCCGGAAAAACAACGCGAATTTATCAGAGCACTCCTTGGGAATCTCTCGGAGCAAGACCCCGGTGGATGACCCGCTCAGCCTGCTGTACAACATGAACGACTGCTACTCCAAGCTGAAGGAGCTGGTGCCCAGCATCCCCCAGAACAAGAACGTCAGCAAGATGGAAATCCTGCAGCATGTAATCGACTACATCCTGGACCTGCAGATTGCGCTGGACTCCAGTGTCGCACTAACCAGCCTGCATCACCCAGCGCGACCGGGGCAGGCGCCATCCAGGACCCCTCTGACCACCCTCAACACAGATATCAGCATCTTGTCATTACAG tcccCGGAGTTGCCATCAGAGCTGATGACAGATGACAGCCGGACTCTGCATCGTTAA